From the genome of Vigna angularis cultivar LongXiaoDou No.4 chromosome 11, ASM1680809v1, whole genome shotgun sequence, one region includes:
- the LOC108333618 gene encoding indole-3-acetic acid-amido synthetase GH3.10 yields MEPALLSCNTHATTFSNSNCITDFDDIITWFQHVSENAASVQTQTLCRILKQNCGVEYLKKWLGSYRISDMDASQLESLFTSLVPLASHADFEPYIQKIADGDTAPILTQQPITTLSLSSGTTEGRQKFVPFTRHSAQTTLQTFTLSAAFRSRVYPTREGGRILEFIYSSNQFKTKGGLTAGTATTHYYESQEFKTKQEKTKAFISSPYEVISGGDYKQSTYGHLLLGLFLCDHVEFISSAFVYGIVQAFCTLEEVWKDICNDIRDGTLSSRIKIPKMRDAVLGIISSNPSLASKLEASCLELEAVDWFGLVPKLWPNAKYVCSIMTGSMQPYLKRLRHYTNGVALISGDYGSTESWIGINVDPSLPPEKVTFAVVPTFSYFEFIPLYRHKRKQDSSFVADHDFVEGEPIPLSQVKVGQEYEIVLTTFTGLYRCRLGDVVEVGGFHNGTPKLNFICRRKLILTVNIDKNTEKDLQLVVEKGSQILNKGKAELVDFTSYADISNEPGCYVIFWEVKGEAEDKVLEACCREMDAAFVDHGYVVARKTSSIGPLKLCIVERGTFKKILDYFVEIGAALGQFKTPRCTNNPVLVKILSACTIKTFRSTAYSSTH; encoded by the exons ATGGAACCTGCACTTCTCAGTTGCAACACCCATGCCACCACCTTCTCCAATTCCAACTGCATTACTGACTTTGATGATATCATTACCTGGTTTCAACACGTTTCTGAGAACGCCGCTTCTGTTCAGACTCAGACATTGTGTAGGATTCTTAAGCAGAACTGTGGGGTTGAATATCTGAAGAAATGGTTGGGGAGCTACAGGATCTCAGACATGGATGCTTCTCAGTTGGAATCTCTTTTCACTTCTCTTGTTCCCCTTGCTTCGCATGCAGATTTCGAGCCCTATATCCAAAAAATTGCAGATGGAGACACTGCTCCTATACTCACACAACAACCTATAACCACCCTCTCTTTAAG TTCTGGAACGACAGAGGGGAGGCAGAAGTTCGTACCCTTTACCCGCCATAGTGCTCAAACGACCCTTCAAACTTTCACTTTATCAGCAGCCTTTAGATCAAG GGTTTATCCCACAAGGGAAGGAGGAAGGATTCTTGAATTCATATACAGCAGCAACCAGTTCAAAACAAAAGGAGGTTTAACGGCTGGAACAGCCACAACGCATTATTATGAAAGCCAGGAATTCAAAACCAAACAAGAGAAAACAAAGGCATTCATTTCCAGTCCATACGAAGTTATATCAGGAGGGGATTACAAACAATCAACGTACGGTCACCTCCTTCTTGGCCTCTTCCTCTGTGATCACGTAGAGTTTATTTCCTCGGCTTTTGTCTATGGCATAGTGCAAGCTTTTTGCACCTTGGAAGAGGTTTGGAAAGACATTTGCAATGACATTAGAGATGGGACTTTGAGTTCAAGAATCAAGATACCCAAAATGAGAGATGCTGTTTTGGGTATCATCTCTTCAAACCCATCTTTGGCCTCAAAACTAGAAGCCTCTTGCTTGGAGCTAGAAGCGGTGgattggtttggtttggttccCAAACTTTGGCCGAACGCCAAGTACGTTTGTTCCATAATGACAGGTTCTATGCAACCTTACTTGAAAAGGCTTAGGCATTATACAAATGGGGTTGCACTAATAAGTGGTGACTATGGTTCAACTGAGAGCTGGATAGGGATTAATGTGGATCCGAGTTTGCCTCCAGAGAAAGTAACCTTTGCTGTGGTACCCACGTTCTCTTACTTTGAATTCATACCACTTTATAGACACAAACGCAAACAAGATTCCAGCTTTGTAGCTGATCATGATTTCGTGGAAGGCGAGCCAATCCCTCTTTCCCAGGTTAAAGTTGGCCAAGAGTACGAAATAGTGCTTACAACTTTTACTG ggTTGTATAGGTGCAGACTCGGAGATGTGGTGGAAGTGGGAGGTTTTCACAATGGAACCCCAAAGTTGAATTTCATATGCAGAAGAAAACTAATTCTAACAGTGAATATAGATAAGAACACAGAGAAAGACCTTCAACTGGTGGTAGAGAAAGGGTCACAGATTCTGAACAAGGGCAAAGCTGAGCTTGTTGATTTTACAAGCTATGCAGATATCTCTAACGAACCAGGGTGTTACGTCATTTTCTGGGAGGTGAAAGGTGAGGCTGAGGATAAGGTACTTGAAGCATGTTGCAGGGAAATGGATGCAGCTTTTGTCGACCATGGCTATGTGGTTGCAAGGAAAACCAGTTCAATAGGGCCTTTGAAACTCTGCATTGTAGAGAGAGGAACTTTCAAGAAGATTTTGGATTATTTCGTGGAGATTGGAGCAGCACTGGGCCAGTTCAAGACTCCTAGGTGCACTAACAACCCTGTCCTCGTCAAAATTCTCAGTGCATGCACCATTAAAACATTTCGCAGCACTGCTTATAGTTCAACCCATTAA